The sequence GAGGCTACTTTCTAAAAAGATTTCTGAACTTTCGGGTGGCGAACTCCAGAGGGTTTTGATCGTCCGGGCACTACTTTCGAAACCAAAACTCATGCTTTTTGATGAGCCTTTCTCGGGCGTTGATAAGATTGGTGAGCGAGCCTTTTATGAGTTTTTGAATTACCTCAAGGAAACATATAATGTAACAATTGTTCTTGTGTCACATGATGTTTACAATATAACTAAGATTGCAGATGTAGCCATTTGTATAAATAGAAAACTCATTTGTTTTGGTCCGCCTGAAAGTGTGTTCTTTGAGGAAAACTTCGAAATTATCTTTGGAAAGGATGTTTCTACCTATAAGCACAAAATTTGTAAGGAAGGAGGGCCGTGCGAGTTCTACAAGGAAGATGAGCCCAATAATCATTAGAAGTCTTGTTGCTGGAATTTTAACGAGTTTCTTATGCGCTCTTGTAGGCGTTTTTGTAGTCATAAGAAAAATGTCTTTCTTTGCACATGCTGTTTCGCATGCGTCCCTTGCAGGTGTTGCAATTGCTTATTTAACAAATACAAATCCTTTTTTAGGTGCAATAGGCGTGGGGCTTTTGACGGGGCTTGCTGTATCGTATTTTGTAGAGAGGTCGCGTCTGTTTGAAGACACCATCATTGGTATCCTTCTTCCATTTACGATGAGTGTTGGTCTTATTCT is a genomic window of Caldisericum sp. containing:
- a CDS encoding metal ABC transporter ATP-binding protein, with the translated sequence MEKTILEVKNLTVSFNGFKPLHDVSFEVQEGQFAVILGPNGAGKTTLLKAILGLVPYEGSVKIFGKDTELLTKDERLRISYVPQRFEGVKNLPLTVYEFFEISSEDKGNLKDRINEFASVGDVKRLLSKKISELSGGELQRVLIVRALLSKPKLMLFDEPFSGVDKIGERAFYEFLNYLKETYNVTIVLVSHDVYNITKIADVAICINRKLICFGPPESVFFEENFEIIFGKDVSTYKHKICKEGGPCEFYKEDEPNNH